In one window of Hyla sarda isolate aHylSar1 chromosome 1, aHylSar1.hap1, whole genome shotgun sequence DNA:
- the LOC130296034 gene encoding brain acid soluble protein 1-like isoform X1, whose amino-acid sequence MSPARRHLILPRSAPEASPDMSSEETPVPESETLPADTEASSTENVPSDSTDAPSEDSKPSTESESPDAEAPSTENEVPPLDTEASSPDTEPPTTDGETPSTDGEAPSTDSEAPSTDSEVPSTEAEAPSTEAEVPSTEAEAPSTEADAPSTEAEAPSTEAEAPSTEAEAPSTEAEAPSTEAEAPSTEAEAPSTEAEAPSTEADAPSTEADAPSTEAEAPSTEAEAPSAEAEAPSAEAPSTEDETPSAEAEAQSAEAEAPSTEAEAPPADPESPSEDPDDLSTNVVAIACEAPPVPNEASPVDPEASSTENQTPSAESEAPVSENETPLTENEVESQESSQEPSEVAPTEEPVSDVQSSEPQEVTENQE is encoded by the exons GTCAGCGCCTGAGGCTTCACCAGACATGTCTAGTGAGGAGACACCAGTTCCTGAGAGCGAGACTCTACCAGCAGATACTGAAGCTTCATCCACGGAGAATGTTCCATCAGACAGCACAGATGCCCCCTCAGAGGACAGTAAACCCTCTACAGAAAGTGAGTCTCCGGATGCTGAGGCTCCATCAACAGAAAACGAGGTTCCACCACTAGACACTGAAGCTTCATCCCCAGACACTGAACCTCCAACCACAGATGGGGAAACTCCATCCACAGACGGTGAAGCTCCATCCACAGACAGTGAAGCTCCATCCACAGACAGTGAAGTTCCATCCACAGAGGCTGAGGCTCCATCCACAGAAGCTGAAGTTCCATCCACAGAAGCTGAAGCTCCATCTACAGAAGCTGATGCTCCATCCACAGAAGCTGAAGCTCCATCCACAGAGGCTGAGGCTCCATCCACAGAAGCTGAAGCTCCATCCACAGAAGCTGAGGCTCCATCCACAGAAGCTGAGGCTCCATCCACAGAAGCTGAAGCTCCATCTACAGAAGCTGAAGCTCCATCTACAGAAGCTGATGCTCCATCTACAGAAGCTGATGCTCCATCCACAGAGGCTGAGGCTCCATCCACAGAAGCTGAGGCTCCATCCGCAGAAGCTGAAGCTCCATCAGCAGAGGCTCCATCCACAGAGGATGAGACTCCATCCGCAGAAGCTGAGGCTCAATCCGCAGAGGCTGAGGCTCCATCCACAGAGGCTGAGGCTCCACCCGCAGATCCTGAATCTCCATCTGAAGACCCAGATGATCTGTCCACGAATGTTGTGGCCATTGCTTGTGAGGCTCCACCCGTACCGAATGAAGCCTCCCCAGTTGACCCAGAAGCTTCATCCACAGAGAATCAGACTCCTTCAGCGGAATCTGAGGCCCCGGTCTCAGAAAATGAGACTCCATTAACAGAAAATGAAGTAGAATCCCAGG AGTCCTCCCAGGAGCCAAGTGAGGTGGCACCAACTGAAG AACCTGTCAGTGATGTTCAATCTAGTGAGCCACAGGAGGTGACGGAGAATCAAGAATAA
- the LOC130296034 gene encoding sialidase-like isoform X2, with amino-acid sequence MSSEETPVPESETLPADTEASSTENVPSDSTDAPSEDSKPSTESESPDAEAPSTENEVPPLDTEASSPDTEPPTTDGETPSTDGEAPSTDSEAPSTDSEVPSTEAEAPSTEAEVPSTEAEAPSTEADAPSTEAEAPSTEAEAPSTEAEAPSTEAEAPSTEAEAPSTEAEAPSTEAEAPSTEADAPSTEADAPSTEAEAPSTEAEAPSAEAEAPSAEAPSTEDETPSAEAEAQSAEAEAPSTEAEAPPADPESPSEDPDDLSTNVVAIACEAPPVPNEASPVDPEASSTENQTPSAESEAPVSENETPLTENEVESQESSQEPSEVAPTEEPVSDVQSSEPQEVTENQE; translated from the exons ATGTCTAGTGAGGAGACACCAGTTCCTGAGAGCGAGACTCTACCAGCAGATACTGAAGCTTCATCCACGGAGAATGTTCCATCAGACAGCACAGATGCCCCCTCAGAGGACAGTAAACCCTCTACAGAAAGTGAGTCTCCGGATGCTGAGGCTCCATCAACAGAAAACGAGGTTCCACCACTAGACACTGAAGCTTCATCCCCAGACACTGAACCTCCAACCACAGATGGGGAAACTCCATCCACAGACGGTGAAGCTCCATCCACAGACAGTGAAGCTCCATCCACAGACAGTGAAGTTCCATCCACAGAGGCTGAGGCTCCATCCACAGAAGCTGAAGTTCCATCCACAGAAGCTGAAGCTCCATCTACAGAAGCTGATGCTCCATCCACAGAAGCTGAAGCTCCATCCACAGAGGCTGAGGCTCCATCCACAGAAGCTGAAGCTCCATCCACAGAAGCTGAGGCTCCATCCACAGAAGCTGAGGCTCCATCCACAGAAGCTGAAGCTCCATCTACAGAAGCTGAAGCTCCATCTACAGAAGCTGATGCTCCATCTACAGAAGCTGATGCTCCATCCACAGAGGCTGAGGCTCCATCCACAGAAGCTGAGGCTCCATCCGCAGAAGCTGAAGCTCCATCAGCAGAGGCTCCATCCACAGAGGATGAGACTCCATCCGCAGAAGCTGAGGCTCAATCCGCAGAGGCTGAGGCTCCATCCACAGAGGCTGAGGCTCCACCCGCAGATCCTGAATCTCCATCTGAAGACCCAGATGATCTGTCCACGAATGTTGTGGCCATTGCTTGTGAGGCTCCACCCGTACCGAATGAAGCCTCCCCAGTTGACCCAGAAGCTTCATCCACAGAGAATCAGACTCCTTCAGCGGAATCTGAGGCCCCGGTCTCAGAAAATGAGACTCCATTAACAGAAAATGAAGTAGAATCCCAGG AGTCCTCCCAGGAGCCAAGTGAGGTGGCACCAACTGAAG AACCTGTCAGTGATGTTCAATCTAGTGAGCCACAGGAGGTGACGGAGAATCAAGAATAA